From Falco naumanni isolate bFalNau1 chromosome 4, bFalNau1.pat, whole genome shotgun sequence:
aagTTATGTCTTGGAGATTACTTGCATGATTagtcactgaagaaaagaaaacacaggttcTAAAGGACGAGAAAAATAGCCAAGACTGTAAATTAAGAAGCACATGAAGAATAAAGCAACCAGCACTTACTCAGAGCTGTCTGGATATTCTTTTCCCCGTTCTTCACTTCTGTCAAAAAACCTTTCAAGAACTTTAAGCCTCTGTCAGGACGAAcccatgaaataaaaagaaaccatgTTTATAACAAGGTAACCCAAAGTACAACAAAGCTCCTAGATTTGCAGTACAGCTCAGAAGTGcaataaaatcagaattacGGTGCCGTTTTcaatctgaataaaaaaaaatgcatccacctcctccagcctctcTTCCAGCCCAAGGAAAATCttgtaaaacatttctgctgcaaCCCAAAATCACCTGCCTGATGTTCTGGCCCAGTGATGTTCActgtaacttcatttttatggaaaaacagGTTGCCTGCAATTGCTTTTTCAAGTCTTTTGGCAAAGTTGCAATGATACAACCACAGACAACTCATGACTCTTGAAACCAGCCAGTCTGCATTGATGGAGCCTGTGGAAAGTAACCAGTTGGCTCCACGTACATCAGCTTGCGCTGGCGAAAGGTCCCTCCTTGCACCTCAGCAATTCACCGTGCAATAGATACAAGGTCGTTACCTTTTCAGCCACAGCAGAGCCTCCGTAGCAGAGTTTCTAACTTGTGCTACACCTGCATTCACTTCATGGAGCACTATCTTCTGAAGGGTATCAAACTCTTCTTTGTTGGTTAtaaatttctggtttattttctggTGAAAAAACAAGAGGCGAATCTTTAGGGTTTTAAGACCAAACAATGACCTGTCCTATAAATACCATGTATTTACCAGGACTCTTCCCTGCAAAGGGGTACCACAGATCCCCAGCCACGTCACACGTTCCCCACGGCTAGCTGTCTGGCtaatgcaagcaaaaaaaaaaaaaaaagaaaatagcagcaTGTCAAAGATTTACATGGAACCTACCATTTCTGTCTGACAAAATGCTTGAGGTTCAAATGACATCCTCCACACTGGTGGAAAGGAGTTAATTCAACCTGCTCTCTAAGGAAAGTCCTATTTCCCCCAAGCTTCAAGTACAAGCAGATTACCTTCTGACCACTGCTAAACTGCGAAGTCTCAATGACACTCAGCCGTCATCGGCATGCTtaaactttttaatttattcccaAGTTAGTTATACACAACTCCTCACagaaacaaagagagaaaatatcaAAGGGGCAGATAAACAGAGTCTTCTTCTATATTAAAGGAGTAGTTGCCTATCACTTGACAATAAATATACAAGGTTTCAGTTTTTTAAGTAGCACtcttctctcctgctgttttcagtctttcagtGATTACCTTCAGTAAGATAAGCAAAAACCTGTCTTACTTTGCACCAAACAAATCTGAATGTATGCAATGTTTCTTATCATATACTCAGAAggtatgttttgctttttttttttttttttttttttaaagaaaagctatgAAAAGCCTCGCTACAAATACATCTTGTCTCACAAGCAGCACTTCAAACCTTTCCAGACGTGCAGCTGGAAGAACTTCCAGAACAAGAACTGAGGCTGTGGGGTTTGCCCTGGCCTGCTGAGAAGCCGCTTCTTAACATGTTAACTTCCTTTGATTTCGTTGACTGAAAGGGatcttcccctccctccattTATTTTACAATCTAAAGTCAATATTGCTATCATCACATCACGACTTACAACCTATTCAGCTCAGAATCAGTCATATTCATTAGGTGTAACAGATATTTTACTTGGCAGTCAGTcaagtattttttaagtttGCACACGACAACTGGATTTATTAAACGCGGGTCCTGTAAGGACAGAATTAGGGGCACTTCAGCATTCTGAGAGACTGTGATCTGACAGACGATAACATTATCAAATATTAATTAGCCTTTCAGCATTGACTCTTACAACAAAAATTCTTGAGCTTTAGTGCCTAAAAtaggtattttctttaaaacaaacaaataaaaaacagtgCTAGGAATAAGCTGTTACCTTGATGTTACCTACAAAATCCATTTTAACAGGAGCAAAAACAGTTGGTCCCAGCttgtctagaaaaaaaaaaaacaaacaccactgtattttaaaattttccagttCTCATGTCTAAGTAACAATTCATTTCATCTAGTCTCTTAACAACCCTTCTAAATGGCAGGAGAATACTACAATAATAACACAAATCTAAATCTTTCTTTGGTGTTGAACCAATCCACCCCAGTCGGTACAAGCGTGAAAATACACCGATCTGGGATGTGGATGCACTGTCGGATGCAGGGGCCACGCAGGTGAGGGCTGCACTAGCTAGAGACAGAAGtctttagaaaaatcaaatagaTAGTACAGCTGATGGTATGCTGTCAGCCATGTGGGATGTGTAAGGCAGCCACACTGCtcttttcagggaaagaaatggCTGTTTCAGATAGACCTATAGATTTCCAGACAGCTTATACATGGGTTCCATCTAAATGCAAGTGGATAGAGCAGAAGAGTAAGAAACATCTTCTGGGACCAGTCAATTTGATTCTGTTGATAGAGGCTGTTTCTACGACATCACTTTAGCATAGAAATGAACTCTCCAAACCAGTGGCTCCACCTTTTGTCACAGGTGGCAGCAGTCAAAAGGAGtcagagggaaagaaggagCTGCTTACCCAGAACGGGCACAATCGCATAACATGACTCCAGAAACTCTTCTGTCGGTATGCCCTCCTCCTCCCGAAGTTCAATATCACTGAACCTGGTGTCCAGGACaagcagaaaagatttttacCTTAACAACTCCTTTTGTGCAacttctaaaagcaaaaaaaagtttcatgCCCACTTCATTTGCACAGAGCTAAAATGTACAGACTTGGAACCATCAACGTGGCTTTTGTTTCACTGGATTAAAGTAAACGACTGCAGAAAATACCCATTTGGTGGGGTACAAGCAAGGCCTGCAActgcaaacaaggaaaaaacctcCCACTCCACTGTACAGTTAATTTTACTGTAAAAGATACCTTCTTCAATAACTGTGCTGTATGCAGCCTTGTTAAATAATgtcagcaaaaccagctttacAGACAGAAGAGTCTTAAAAATGAGTGAATTAAAGGcttaatgaaattttaataatCCTTTTAATTGAAATCTGTACTACCTATTGCTCATGACACTGAAGAAGGTAGgagaattgttttcttttctgtcttcttcacACAGAGTCAATCCACTTAAAGAATTTGTCTCCAACTGCAGCAACTTGTGGGCACCACAGCTTCCTACAGCTTGCAGCTCGTTCTCTCCACCTTCTTTAATGCCTTAAATTCataggaaacagaagaaaaacaaaaatagacaaagaaaacagtgacaTACCCATATCGTTATACCTGTTTATCAAGATGCTTTCTAGTTGAAGGAAGGCACTTGGATATCTGGATCATGGACATTTGAAAGCTTTCCCTGCCAACACCGCGACTCTCACCACAGGTCTGTCAGGTGCTCAGATCACACTTCGATCAGTCCCTTCCCCGTTTCTTTTAATTAGACACACCAAACACCACACTCCAAAGCAGGTGAGCCCACACATCCTCAGCAAGGACAGCCTTACGAGCGAAGAGCATTGAAGAAGCAAgcgggcagcaggcagcagattCATCTCCTTGAAAGAAAGATTACTTCTCCGTGGCTGTAACCTGCCCAGTGCTGATAAAGCGGCACagtgcattttcaaaagcaaaagaataatAGTGACTTGTTTGCTCCTTGTGATAAGTAAACTGGCTGCTTAGATGGATGTTGTTAAGATATCAAAGGCTGATATGTTCTACCCGGTTTATATGAATATCCTTAAAGTTTCCCAGAAAAAGCTTCAGGTGCCTCTTCCCCAGTGTggtctgttttatttcttctttgggGTCAGGTGCATCTGTTTCAAATAAACAGAGCACCACATGAGCACCTCCAAAGGAAGACAAAGTCTTCTACATCCCATGCATGCTAAGACTTTCTGACCTCATggaaagctgcagagaacaagtcaagaaggaaaaattatatattcacAGCATCTCCAGCATACAAACCATACATCTTGCTGCCAGACTGTCAAACTAGCATTCAAGATTTTCCAGAGAACCTGTTTCTCCAGGAAAGGAATACTTTCAAGTGCCAGTGAGGTTTACAGAGCTGAAGCAGAACTGAGCTTCTGGTTGAATCCATCCAGCTGCAAGGAACTCTTCCTCCAAGTGAAGTCTGGAAGCAAGCTTGCAGCAGGTCCCTACTGCTTGCAGAACCACTGAATAAGCCTTGGGCTGGGTGGCAAAGAGAACCACTCGCACCCAGTAACAGCAACAAGACTTCAACCATTCTCAGGGCAGAGAAAAATGACCTCAGCCATCACTGCTTGCAAATGAGGCACAGTCAAAGTGACTCTGCTAAGGAACTAGGGTTTGTGGGATACACAAGACAGACACACAGGCTGATGAGTAGACAAACAGCCCGAGTCTGCAGTGACTCCACAGGAGTGCCATTCAAAAAGCATGGGGTTCTCTGGAATTTCACACTCGAACACAGTAAGCCCTAAATGACAAACAGAAATTTCTTAGGGGATTTAagtgcttttaaataataaagggaggagggaggagtgcttttaaataataaaaggaggagggagggaagagtaTCTGAGACAGGGCAGAGCCCCTGGGCTCACAGGGAGCACCCAGACAAAGCCATCAGCCATCAGCAAGGTGgagccccaggctggctggcacTGCACCTTCTGCTGCACCCTGTACTGCCAGCAAAACTCTGCAACTTAAATGCACATACTCAAGAGGAGGTAggcttttcccctttttgcaAAGGAACAACCTCCACAGCTACATGATACCAACAACCTGACTTGAATTCATTTGTTCTCCTTGCTTCAGCGCTGTACTCTTGAGGTATTATGCTAAATGGTGATACGTGTATGATATTCTGCAGGGACTTGCCACACTATGCAACACCAGCGACAGAAATTAGAAAAACTCCAAAGAGAACCCACGTAAGAGCAAAATCACCATGCTTATTAACTTGCACTTAAAAACTTTAGCTGATTATTTTTGGAATAATGGCCAGGCAGAGAAAGCTACTGTTCAAGAACGATACAGTCCATTCAACAGGACAAGCAGAAATCGTATGTTACTTGTACAGACTTACCAAAATTAAGTTCAGCAGCCCTTAACAATATAGCTATGTTGGCTGGAATTTTAGACTGAATTAGTTCAACAGTGTTTTACTGAAGTCACGCACAAATCTAAGTTTCATGCTGTTGCTAAGGTAACGGAAGAAATAAGGTGCTTTCTAGTATACTCTCAGTTGCAGAAAAAGGGTTAATTTTCTGTGAAGATTTGTCAGAGCAATCAAGAACAACTACAAGGTCAACCTCTCCCAGACAGGCACACAAAGCTTTAATGTTCCCCTTCCTCTTAGGTACTAGCATTCCCAGAGGAGAGCCTCTGGGAATAACATTGTCTGTCCACAATGCAAGAGCCCAAGCTCTGCCAGGCTGTATTGTTATACACATCAATCAGCACCTACAGGAGCCTCCACTTGTCCAAAAAAGAATTCTTAATTCGCTATCCCATTCAGTCCCAAGTTAGCTGTCAACAAGGGCAGGAGCTATTCTGAGAAGACTTGCAAAGGGCAGATACCAGACTAAAACACACAGATATTCCCTCTCCTGGGAAGCAAGGTATCAGATCAGCACTCCCACAGGCAGCCTAAACCTCCTTCCATTTACACTTAAAGAGTAATGATCCTGGATAAAAGACAGTGTATATATTTACCTGCCAAATCCTCTGCTATGTGATCTTCAACAGAAACATCATTGCTCCCCTCATTTGTTTCCAGGTTTAAACATTCCAGACTTTTAATAAGGGTTTGCTCTTGATGGttgatttctgcttttacagagcCATTTTCACATGGGTTCATTTCCATCTGcctaaagagagagaaagaataacGGTTAGTGTATAAAACACTGCTTGGTAAGCTTCTTCCtgtgaaaacacacaaataacAATAAGAGCAAAACAGTCGACAGAAACTATAGGCTGCCACAGGCTGCTCTGAGCAAAAGAACTTGTCTAAAATAGTAAAAGGAGCTaggcagctctctgcagcaaaCAGGATTAACGATTCAACCTCAGTTTGCAGTTTGAATACATTTACAATgacctttattaaaaaagacatactaaaaaaaatacaattgattaaaaaaaaagaaaaatcacaggcaAGTATTGTAACTAAAAGAATATCCCCTCCTAAAATCCcctactttaaaatacataccCTTGCCACCTACTCCACAAATCAATAGCCTGCACTCCATCAATGATTTTACGAGCTGATGGAGTGGAACCTAAGATGCAGGAAAGAGCACTGAGGTGGGAGAGAGCTGGCTGGTGACTGACCAGGAAGTTACCAAGTGGATggctgagaaaaataaaagggaaagggCTGATAATGAACAGAAATGAAGCGGGGTGAGCAAGCTCCCTTTTGTCGTGTCTTCTTCCAAGTACGCAGCTCAGAGCAATACAATTCTGCCTGCACCCAATACTAGTAATATTAGAGTAAAAATACGAGAAGAACAAACGCTACCAAAAACAGATCAGAAAGAGACtgataaaaaatacttttattatacCTTTCCGTTGAGGTGTGACTGGGCAAGACAGAGTGCTTTATCTGTAAGATAAGTGGGGAGGGAGAACATTCCTTAAAgcaaaaagactttttcatgCTTCTGAAACATCACATTTTATTAAACACAAGTTTGAGCCTCAAAAAAAGCTAAGCATACGCTCACTAATTCTCTGACCTGGAAGCAGTGTACAGACAAACGCAAAAAAGGTGCTACATTATTACAccattaaaatattgaaaagaaaaaaacccaaacaaaccagacTTCTTTCAGAAGCTAGCTAGCAAGTGCCAAGTGAGACACCATTACAGCATGGGGAAAAGAGGGCAGTAAGTCTTCTTTgcaattatgttttctttaattcagaaaaaaattgtgaaaaaacagaagaaaagtgaagCCAGATACGAGGTATGGTGAAGTAATCTCACTTGCCAGATGCGGTGATGCATTTAACTTCCTACATACACCTTAATCTGCTGTTTGCCAGAGATGCTCCAGTTTCACATACGTAGTTGTCGATCCAGGACTCAAGAAAGTGCCCTTGTCATTAAGACGACAAGCTCATCAGCTCCTGTTAGCCTTACGACCACAGATCCGTCGCTGCAGCAGCTTACAAGAGTAATAGTTGCTGTGAGCTCCCACAACGGACCAACTTGCCGTAAAATCAAGGTATTTTGAAACACCActgtctgcagctggagcaggccCTGAAAGTTAATGCTTAATAACTTTCACCTGTCATTAAAAGCGAAGAGATTGGTCACTGCTTGTTATAAAGTGGCCCTACTTCACTTGTAAGCCACAAGAAATTGCAGAGTATCTCCAGTGGAGAACGACTAGCTATAATATGGGTAAAAACGCATTCCCTAGTTCTACAAATGGTACTTTACAAAAGGGTGCCTCAGCATCCTTGCCCAGACTGAGAGAAGAGGATACTGACCATTACCTTGTTCGTTCTGAGAACTGCTAAATGGGGGGATCCCGGCGGGGTCTGATGCAGTAACTCAGAAGTGAAGGCAGTATTCGCAATCTGCATACATTCTTCAAGAGTCCTCAGGAAGGTGTCGCAGGTTGATTTTAACAGAGCTCCCATATCAATCTCGCTCTGTGGGAAGAAACAGATTGGAAGAAACGGACTCACTACAGAAGATCAGTTTGGAGCAACTAATGTCTACAAAGCTCACAACTCCTATGGTCATGATTTGTGTTTAACACAAATTCACATGCAATGTGTCAGCTGTGCAGAGAACTGGCATCACGTATTACTGGGGCTGGGCCCCCTCGCGGCGTTACCACTCTCGTCAGCCTTGAGTTTTAAACGAAATGCCTCTTAGTTACTGAGCTCTGGTGTTAAAAGTGTAGTAAATACTAAGCCTTGACGTAGTCAACAACCGCATTCCAGAAGacaggagaaatgaaaagtaaacaaatcAAACAGATACCAAATGATCTGCAGATAATTCAAAAAATGCCACGAACAAAAAGTTACTGCAATTGAAAAACAGTCAGAATGAAGTATCACATTGTCACAATCCTCCTCTTCAACTCTGCAAAGTGCAATTATTGATGCCGAAACGCTTTTAGCAATAAATCTTTCCAGTTAAATACCAGTAAGATCAGGGAAAGCGAGCTTTCCCCCAGAAGCATGAACTATGAGCTGAATAAATACCACATTACTTCTTTGTGTCGACACCTGTGAGCTGCAAGTTCTAACAGTGCCTTTTAGTAATTTATACACTAGATCACGCTTCTGCACTCTCTGTTAATTCACCATAAACAGTTCATCAGGTATCCTTACAGAGATGGTTTGGACATACAAATAATTAACCTTCACATGTTTGACCCCCTGTCCTGCACCTGAGGACCCACCCCTCCAGTGGGAGACATCCTGGAACTCCACACCAGCTTCTCTAGCAAGTGATGTTCTTCGCACGACTCTCTCCAAGCAAGGGGCAGATCACCGTCATTAGAAGATCCATCTTGAACAAGGCTTCTACGGTCAGGAAGATTTGTGAAGTTTGAAACTTTTAACTTCAGTGAAGCTAATCAGGCAGTTCTATCCAGcaattttgctcttttctggtCTGCATCATCTCTTGACTTTTTAAGGGGTTTGGTTGAGAACAGAAGTTTTTTGCTGAGCAGGATATCAATGACTCAGATGCAGACAAATGTGCGCTTCTTGCAAATCGTCTTTCTATTAAAAGGATCTACTTTTTTGATCCACCACGTACACATGATCACCTACAGAGGTGGTATTATCTAGATCACAGTTAGACATCATCTCACCACTTGCCACCCCAACACAGGGAAAGTTCCTGTATTACtccttttaaacaaaacttgTGTGGGTACATTATTTCCCACGGGTTGTCTGCAGAAATGGTGCAATACTAGGTAACTGTGAGTGAATACTACGCTGGTTAACCAGAATAGTTCACAATGCTCAACGCTTTACAGATGTGGtctacagcaaaaataaagctgtacCTCTGATTCCGATACACCAGAAATGCTGGCTTCCTTCGTTTTATGTACTTGTTGAACAAGGAGGTTACAGTACAGTCTAAGTTCAGACATTTTAGTCTTCAAggcttctgtgttttcagtgaacTCTAAAAGTGAAAGAAGAGTTAAATTTATTAAATCTATCTTGCAGCATATGACTTTGGAAAGTTGCTGAAATAGTATTATCCAATCTAATTCATTCAATACTTCCttacttcaaaacattttctatgaATTCAAAAAGATGAGCTGGACTGGCTATGAATTATGATCCTGACaagtaaaatactgtttcatgaTTTGCCATCAGACAGGAACAGTATGTTCCTAGAGTTAGGacacagaaaaccagcaagTACACAACATTTGACTTTAACACTTGGCACAACACTTGGCCTTTTGAATACACAAACCCctacatactgtattttttgttttcactaaGTAGCTTAAGGTGCAAACAACTGGAAGTAAGGGATGCACCCTGTCCAGCGCAAAGGGAGTAAATGAATATATACACCCTTGAATGATAAGAGTGGTTGAGGTaggaaggggcctctggagacCAGCTAGTCCTACTGCCCTgttcaaagcagggtcagccaGAGCATGTTGCTCAGGGCCACGTCTAGTCAGATTTTGAACACtgccaaggatggagactccacaactctctgtgcaacctgtttcagtgctcCTTCATCCTGacaatataaacatttttgcTTATGTCTCAATGGAGTTGCTAGTATTTAAATTTATGCCCATTTCCCTTTGTCCATTCACTGAGAAGACTCTGGCTCCACCTTTTCTATGCTCTCGCAACAGATACTTCCTTTAATCATCTTAGCAGCCCTTTCCTGGACTCACTCCAGCATGTCCATATGTTTCTTGTACTGGAGAGTGCAGAACTGAGCAGACTAATCCAGATATGACTAACATTTAAtctgagatttttcagaagtaattttttttacattaagagTCCcagaattacaaaataaattaatttctctgttaaTGAGAGTAACATGGTTTAGTTCTGCAATTACATCAGTAGCTTTTCACCCTGTGCTACTCACAGACATgactttgttctgctttttagcCACTGTGCATCAGATTCCCACTTCATGTAGGACCCTGCAGTACCACCTTCTGCCCAGTTTTGACTCAGTTTAAACCAGCAGATCAAAGCCTGGTGAAGATGTACGTAAGACATAAGGAGAATCAATGCCTCACCTCAGGGAAAAGAAGTGCCTGCCCCCTTGCATTTATTCAGGATCACTGATGTATTAACAATAATTCAATAATTCAGtaatttgctgttttttcatcTTCTACACGGTAGGAAGATTGTTGATGAAAGCAA
This genomic window contains:
- the PLEKHA8 gene encoding pleckstrin homology domain-containing family A member 8 isoform X1 codes for the protein MEGVLYKWTNYLSGWQPRWFLLCGGILSYYDSQEDAWKGCKGSIQMAVCEIQVHPADNTRMDLIIPGEQYFYLKARNAVERQKWLVALGTAKACLTDSRTQKEKEFTENTEALKTKMSELRLYCNLLVQQVHKTKEASISGVSESESEIDMGALLKSTCDTFLRTLEECMQIANTAFTSELLHQTPPGSPHLAVLRTNKIKHSVLPSHTSTERQMEMNPCENGSVKAEINHQEQTLIKSLECLNLETNEGSNDVSVEDHIAEDLAGIKEGGENELQAVGSCGAHKLLQLETNSLSGLTLCEEDRKENNSPTFFSVMSNRFSDIELREEEGIPTEEFLESCYAIVPVLDKLGPTVFAPVKMDFVGNIKKINQKFITNKEEFDTLQKIVLHEVNAGVAQVRNSATEALLWLKRGLKFLKGFLTEVKNGEKNIQTALNNAYGKTLRQHHGWVVRGVFALALRAAPTYEDFVAALSVEECDPQEETFYKGMQRDLNIYLPAMEKQLNILDTLYEVHGLESDEVV
- the PLEKHA8 gene encoding pleckstrin homology domain-containing family A member 8 isoform X2, which encodes MAVCEIQVHPADNTRMDLIIPGEQYFYLKARNAVERQKWLVALGTAKACLTDSRTQKEKEFTENTEALKTKMSELRLYCNLLVQQVHKTKEASISGVSESESEIDMGALLKSTCDTFLRTLEECMQIANTAFTSELLHQTPPGSPHLAVLRTNKIKHSVLPSHTSTERQMEMNPCENGSVKAEINHQEQTLIKSLECLNLETNEGSNDVSVEDHIAEDLAGIKEGGENELQAVGSCGAHKLLQLETNSLSGLTLCEEDRKENNSPTFFSVMSNRFSDIELREEEGIPTEEFLESCYAIVPVLDKLGPTVFAPVKMDFVGNIKKINQKFITNKEEFDTLQKIVLHEVNAGVAQVRNSATEALLWLKRGLKFLKGFLTEVKNGEKNIQTALNNAYGKTLRQHHGWVVRGVFALALRAAPTYEDFVAALSVEECDPQEETFYKGMQRDLNIYLPAMEKQLNILDTLYEVHGLESDEVV